The sequence GCCTTCCTCGCGATGATCGACGTGTACACCGGCGAGCTCATCCCCGCGCGCGCCGCCGCGCATGCACCGGCGATCGACCCCGCGGATCCGTTCTGCCTCCGCGGTCGCGAGGCGGTACTCGACGTGCTACCGGTCGCGTGGGACGTCGCGTCGCCGTCGCTGGCCGGCGAACCGAAGGCACCCGTGGGGCTCGAGGCGCCCGAGCGCGGGCTGCCCCTGCCCACCGACGAGCGCGGCGCGGCCACGCTGTTGACGGAGTGGGACGACCACCTCTTCGCGCTCGGACTGCGCGCGGCTCGATCCGCATGGCGAGCCGCCGGTGCTGCGCTCGGGCTCGGCGACGACGTCTTCGCGCTGGCCCCCGACGAGCTCGCCGCGCTCGCGCAACACGGGCTGCCCGACGTCGCGCAACGCGTCGCCGCGCGCCGCGAACGGCAGCGACGCGCGGCGGCGCTGCGCGTGCCCAGCCGCATCGTCGACGGCGCGCCGGCGGGGGTCCCGACGCGGTGGCTGCGGGGCTTCGCGCTCGGCTCCGACTTCACCGGGCCGCTCGCGCCGCGCCCCGACCTCGCGGCGTTGCTGGCCTCGCCGCCGCCGACCGGTGCGGTGGTTGCCCTGCCCGCGCTGACCGCCCAGGCCGCGGTCGTGCTCGCGCGCCTCGAGGTCCGCGCGGTCGTGTGCGAGCACGGCGGTGCCCTCGGGCACGGGGCCTTGATGGCCCGCGAGCTGGGCTTGTCGGCGTTGCTCGGCGCGCGCGGCTGCATGGCGATCGCCGAGGGCACGCGGGTGCGGATCGATGTCCGCAGCGGCGCGCTGCGTCGCGCGGCGTCCGATGGCGATGACGATCACGACGGGCTCGCGCACCCGCGCCGGCCGTCGACGCACTGACTAGATGACGTCCTCGGAGACGCCCGGGCCCGGTCGCGCCGGGGACTTCGCGGCCTGTTGAGCACTCTGCGCGGCCTTCGGCGGCTCCCGACGGCGCGGCGGTGGGGCCCCCTCGGGGCGCTCGCCGTTGATGCGCTTGCGCAAGTCCTTGCCGACCTTGAAGAATGGCAGACGCTTCGGCGCCACGTGGACGGTGTCGCCGGTGCGTGGGTTGCGGCCTTCGTACGGCTTGTACTGCCGCACGGTGAAGCTGCCGAACCCGCGGATCTCGATGCCCTCGTCGCGTCGCAACGCGTCGACCATCGCCTCGAAGATCGTATTGATGACCAGCTCAGCCCGCCCCTTGGTGAGATTGGCTTCCTGCGCGACCACCTCGATGAGTTCGGACTTCGTCACGACTGCGACCTCGACGGCCCCAGGCAAACCGCCCCGGGCAAGCCCCATCGTAGGTGGGAAAACCCTGCGATATCAAGCTGCAAGGTTGGAGGCCCCTGGAGGTCGCGGGCGACGACCCCACGGCGCGGCCGACCGCGACGGGCAAGGGGTTCGGTCCGCCGCCGCCCCGCGAGGCCGCGCGGGGCCCCCACGGGCGCGCCGTTGCCCCCGTCCGGGCGCGTGTGCGACGGGGGCGAGCCGCGGGGATTTCGGGGCGGTGTTCAGCCGTCGCGCGGGCGCAGGCGATGGTAGCCCGGCACGAACGCATCCACGTGACAGTCGTGCCGCGCGTAGTAGTCGACCAGGTCGGCCCAGGTCGCCGTGCCGTCGTGGATGAGCCCGGCCAGCGACGGCGCCGCGAGGGCGCCACACGACTCGACCGCCTCGAACGGTTGGTGGGCCAGCGCGGTCATGTCGTCGGACCCGAGCGCGCGCGGTGACAGCTGGCTCAGCAGGCGCTGCTGGAACTCGTCGATCTCCAGCACCTCGACATGCTCGAGGCGCACCGAGCCACTGCCCGCGCAGAGCACCACGTCGGCGGCCTCGCGCGGCCGCAGGGCGATGGCGTTGTGCATGCGCGAGCCATGGACCTCGCAGCGCCCGCGCTCCGCCGAGCTCGCCCGCACCAGATAGGCGACCGGCTGCGTGCCGATGTTCTCGATGCGCGCGATGGTGTGGTTGGCCGCGACGCTCACGCCGTGCTGGCGGTACGTGACGCGCTCGACCACCGCCGTCACCCGCAGGTGCGCGGAGCTCCACTGCTTGCCCGGCGCCAGCACGATCGCGTCCTCGAGCTCGATCGCGTGCACCAGCGGCGCAGCCATGTGCGCCGCCGACATCGGCACCTGCCACGCCTGTGCCAGCGATTCGAGGTGCTGCAGCCGCTGACTTTTGCCCTGCTCGAGCTCGGTGCGTTGCTCCGCCACCGACGCGCGCACGGTGGCGACGTCGCGCTCACCGCTGCGGATGACGCGGGTGCGGGCCGACGACTCGCGCGGGAACTTGTTCGACAGCCACACGCCGACCAGCACCACGCCGACCAGACCGATCGCGGCGAGTACCCGCTGGAGGCTCGTGGCCATGTCGACGCAAGCATGCCCGAAAGCGCGGCCTCATCGCCGCAGCCAGCCGTCGAGCTCGGCAGGGGTGAGTCCGGCGACCGCCGCCAACCACGCCCGCGGCAGGCGAGCGTCGAGGCCGACCTCCGCCCACGCCCCCGCGGCGGCCGGGTCGTCGGGGACCGCGGCCGGCCAGCGCCCACGGGCGGCGCCCTCCAACCGCGCGAACCCGCGCCAGGGATCGCCCGCTCCCCGCATCGCCTGCAGATCGCCGAGCAGGCGGTGGAGGTCGGCCCAAAGCACGACCGCCGCCTCGCCCGCCGCCGCCAGCTCGGCGCGGGGGCACGGGGCGCCCGCGCTCGCCGATGCTCGCCGCACGAGGATTGCCCGCGGTACCAGCTGGGCCTCCCGCAGCGCGCCGGGCCAACGCGCCGCGAGCCCGCGCGCCACCCCGGCCACCGGCTCGCCCGCCGCCGCATCGACCAACGCCAACAATCCCTCGTACTTGGCCACCAGCTCGGCGCGTGCGATCGGCTCGGCCCAATAGGCCGAGACGCTCGGCCACCCGCGACAGGCCAGGCGTGGCAGGGGATTCGGCGGCGGGCGCGGCATCGCGGCGGGCGGGGGCGCGCGATCGGACCCCCAGCGCATCATCCCACGATCACCCGCGCCGCCTGGGCACCTTCGTGCGGGCGAGCCAGGGGCCGGTCGGGGCTTTTCCCGCGCCCCATCCCCCGATAAGCTGACGAGGTCCCGGAAAAGTTTCCGAAAGGGTTGTCCCACAGTGCGAAAGGGCCGCTCCGAATCCTCGATGCTCGAACACGTCGAGAATCTTGCGATTGCGCATACGCAGACTGCGGACGCAGCTGCGTCGGAGTCCGGCACGTTCCTCAGCCCGGAGGAGCGCCAGCTCGTCGCACGTGCCCGCGTCGGTGAGCACCGTGCGCTGCGCCAAATCTACTCGACCTACCAGGCCCAGGTCCGCGCGCACTTCTACCGTCTGCTCGGCCACGACGGCGAGATCGACGACCTCACGCAGATCGTGTTCGCTCGGGCCTTCAACGCGCTCGATCGGTTCCAGGGCAACTCCACGCTCGGCACGTGGCTCTACCGCATCACCGCCAACACCACGCACAACCTCCTGCGCCAGCGGTTTCGACGCGAGCGCGTGAAGTCGGCGCTCAACTGGTTCAACTCGAGCGGCGCGACCAAGGTCGGCTCCACCCGCGTCGAGGCGCGTGACGAGGCACACCGCATCCTGCAGCAGCTGCGACCCGATCTCCGTGAAGTCTTCGTGCTGTATCACTATGAAGGTCTGACGCTGCAGGAGATCAGCGAGATCCTCGACAAGCCGATCAGCACCATCGGCGACCGCCTCACCCGCGCACGCAAGCAGCTGCGCGACCTCGTGGTCGCCTAGGAATCCGCCATGCAACCCCGCGAACCCCAGCCGCGCCCGCGATACAGCTGTCAGGAGGCCCACGAGGACTCCGAGCTCGTGTTGAGCGATCGGGCGACCCAGGCGGTGCGCGAGCTCTACGACGAGCACCTGCGGGCGTGCCGAGATTGCCGGCGCATGCACCGGGCGCTGTACGCCATTTACGAAGGCCCCGTGGTGCCGACCGCACCCGCGGGGCTGCGCGAAGAGAAGGAGTTCCACGCGATCCTCCGCCGCATGAAGACGGAGCGACGCGAGCCGTGGTACCGCAAGTGGGCGGTGGGCGCGACCGTGGGTGGCCTCGCGACCGCGGCCGCCGTGCTGACCTTGACCCTCTTCGACGTGGCGCCCGAGGTGCTCTCGCTGCCCAAGTTCGAGGACGAAGGTCCCGAGCCGGTCGCGCTGGTGACCGGTGCCTCGGGCGACGACGGCAGCGATGCGACCACCGGTGGCGGCATCGAACATCCCGCGCAGAGCTATGGCCGCATCGTCGGCGGGCTCGCCGATCTCGTCACCCCCGGCGGTCAGTCCTCGAACACCAACACCTTCCCGGTCGGCACCCACTTCGAGGTGAACGCCGAGCATCCGCTGCAGGTCGGCTTGGTCGGCAAGATCGTCGCCAACTTCACGCCGAGCTCGCGCATCGAGTGGACCGCCGCCTCGCCCAGCCTGCTCGAGCTCGAGGTCGAGCGGGGCATCGCCGCGGTGCGCTACGACCGACGCCCGTCGGATCCGGTGCTGCAGATCCGTACCCCGACGGCAGTCGTGCGGGTGATCGGCACCGTCTTCACCGTGCAGGTCGAGCCCAACGACAACACCATCGTGTCGGTGCTGCGCGGGCAGGTCGAGGTGCTGCACCCGAAGACCAACCGCCTGCTGGCCGAGGTCGAGTCGGGCTTCCGCTACGACGTGGGTCGCTCGACCTTCGACGACCCCGGTCTCACCGAGGTCGAGGCCGCACTGCCGCTGTCGAACGACCCCGGTGACGAGGACGGCGACGGCAGCGAGACCCTCGCGCTCGCCGACGGCCGCATCCCGCCGGCGTGGAACGTGCCCGGCCTCCCGCAGGACCCGCGCTTCCGGACCATGGCCTACGTGCCGGCCCGGCCTGCGACCGCCCCGGTGGCGATCGGCGCGACGCCCCGCACACCGCGCAACGGCGGGGCGGTAGCGGCTGCGAATCCGCCGGCCGCCGAGCGACGTCCGATGGACGACGATGGCGAGGACCTCATCGAGAGCCTCATGCGCGACGCGGAGCTCACCCGGCGCAAGGAGCTTCGGGCATCGCTCGAGACCTGCCGCGGCCTCTACGAGGCGGTCGACACCCGCTACCTCGCCGCCAAGTGCCTGTCGACCTTCATCGACAAGTACGGCAGCGACCCGCTCGCCGTCGAAGGCTACCTCCTGGTCGGCATCCTGCGCATGGACTATGCGCTCGACTACGAGGCCGCCGAGGTCGCCTTCCAGACCTTCCTTCGCCGCGCGCCCAACCATCCCTCGGCCGAGCTGGCGCTCTTCCGCATGTGGCTCGCCAGCACCGAGAACGGTCGCATTACCGAGGCGCTCGATCGCGGTCGCAAGTACCTGGCGCGCTACCCCAACGGCAAGTACGTCGGCAAGGTCCTGCAGCGCTTCCCCGAGCTGAAGTCCGAGCTGTAGCGCCGCGCAACGCCGGACGCCGGGCCCACGTTCGCGCCGCGTCGCGGCCCTGCTGCGGTGCCATGGCGGTGGGCGCGGTGCGGCCGTGATCCGGTGAGGCCGTGATCCGGTGAGGCCGTGATCCGGTGGGGCCGTGATCCGGTGGGGCCGTGATTGGTGGCGCCGTGATCGGGCCGTGATCCGGTGGCGCCGTGATCGGGCCGTGATCGGGTGGCGCCGTGATCGGGCCGCGACTGGTGGCGCCGTGATCGGGGCGTGATCCGGTGGGGCCGTGGTCGGGCCGTGATCCGGTGGCGCCGTGGCGGCCCCCGCCCGCGGTGGTTGCGGCGGTGTGCAATGCGGTCCGCGGGCGAGTCGGTGTGCCGCGTGCGTGGGCGGGTCGGCGACCCGTGCGGGCGTGGCATCCAACAGGGCCGCCCGCGTGGGGTCCCCGAATTGGCAGAGGGGAGCACCCCGGGCTCGGGGCCTCCCCTCTTCGTTCGGAGCCCGGCCAGCGCGTCGGCGCTGGTCGGATCCTTGGACGCGCTCACCGATGTGGGTCGGCGGCGCGTTCAGCCGCGCTTGCTAGCGCCGCGCCGGCACCCCCGGCTGGAAGGCGCCCGCAGGCGCCCCACCGGCGATCTCGTTGAACTCGTGGTTGTTGTAGTCGAACTTCCACATCTTGATCATGAACCAGGGCGTGTAGATGCCGACGGTCACCATCGTCAGCAGGTAGCCGACCAGGAACGTCACGAAGAACTCGCCGCCCGTGCCGGTGAAGCTGCCAGCGAATGCCCTGCCCTGGAAGTAGACCCGGGTGTTCTCGGCCCAGAACTTCAGCATCTTCACCTGGAACCAGGGGAAGTAGATGTACACGGTCACCATGCACAGCAACATGCCGACCAGCACGGTCACGAACAGCTGGCCGCCGGTGCCCTCGAAATCGAAGTTGCCGACCGGCTGCTCGTTCTCGAGGATCGCCGTGCGCGAGAAGATCACCTTGCGCAGCTTGCAGATGAACCAGGGCATGTAGATGTAGAGGGTGATCACCGTCAGCAACATGCCGACGAGGAACGTGACGAACAGCTCGCCACCGGTGCCCTCGAAGTTCAGCCGGTACCGCGTGCCATCCTGGGCGGTGGCCGTGGTGTTGTCCGCGAAGAACTTGATCATCTTGCAGATGAACCAGGGCGCGTAGATGCCGAACGTGATGGCCGTCAGCAGGTAGCCGACCAAGAACGTCACGAACAGCTCGCCGCCCTTGCCCGTGAACTCCAGCCGGAGATCACCGCGTCGGGTCGGCCCGAGCGTCGTGTTCGACAGAACGAAGTTGGTGATCTTGCAGTAGAACCAGGGCATGTAGAAGCCGACCGTGACGAGCGTCAGCAGGTAGCCGACCAAGAACGTCACGAACAGCTCGCCACCGGTGCCTTGGAAGTTGGGGCGCACGCCACCGCCGCCACCGCCCATCATCGGCGCCGGGGGACCGAACCCACCGGGCGCCGGTGCGCCGAACTGCGGGCCCATCGGTGCCGGCGGGCCTCCGCCCGGACGCGCCATCATGCCGGGAGGGCCGGGCGGCGGACCGCCCATCGGCATCCCCGGTGGCGGACCCATCGGCGGGCCGCCCATCGGCATGCCCGGTGGCGGACCCATCGGCGGACCGCCCATCGGCATCCCCGGCGGCGGACCGCCCATCGGCATCCCCGGCGGCGGACCCATCGGCGGACCGCCCATCGGCATCCCCGGTGGCGGACCCATCGGTGGGCCGCCCATCGGCATCCCCGGCGGCGGACCCATCGGCGGGCCACCCATCGGCATCCCCGGCGGCGGGCCCATCGGTGGACCCGGCGGCGGACCAAAACCTCCGGGCTGGCCCGGGGGCATGCCCATCGGAGGGCCACCCATCGGAGGGCCAGGCGGCGGACCGAAACCTCCGGGCTGCGGTCCCGGAGGCATGCCCGGCGGCGGACCCATCGGCGGCGGACCCATCGGCGGGCCACCCATCGGAGGGCCAGGCGGCGGGCCAAAACCACCGGGTTGCTGCGGCGGCATGCCGGGGGGTGGGCCCATCGGGGGACCCGGCGGACGGGGTGCGGCCGGACCCGGCGGGGGCCCAGGCGGCGGACCCCAGCCCGGCGCGCCGCCTTGCGCTGCCGGTGGCGGCGCTCCGAATTGCGGCGGCGGTGCACCCGGCGGCGGACCGGGGGGCCGCGGCGCGGGCGGGCTGCCCGGTGGCCCCCACGCGGGCGGCGGCGCGCCCGGGCCTGCGGCCGGCGGTGGTGCGCCCATCGCCATCATCGTGCGTGCCGGCGCGGCCGGTTGCTCGCCATGCACCGCCATCAACTGCAGCGTGGTCTGACCGGCCTGGAACCACTGCCCGGGCTCGAGCACGAATTCGTTCAGGCGCTGGCCGTTGAACCACGTGCCGTTGGTGCTGCCGACGTCGCGAACGCGAACCTGACCGTTCTGAAACAAGATCTCGGCGTGACGACCCGAGGTCTGCGGATCGTTGAGAACGATGTCGCCCGACTCGCGACCGATCGAGGTCATCGGCGCGGCGATGTTCCTCGTCTCCGGCGGCCGGTTGACGTACTGGATCTTGAGAACGAAGTAGCTGCTCACACGTGCCTCCGCAGGGGGGAGCGCGAGTCTCCCAATCTTGGACCCTTGATCGCAAGGGCGATCGACGAACGATCGTGCGCCTGGTTGCGCCGGTTTCGGCCGCCTGGAGTGCGCCGGCAGGGATGGCCACGGCCCATCGGCCCCGGCCGCCCGCTGCCCGGGCGCATGTTCGTGTCGAAGGCGGTCACATCGGGCCGCCCGCAGCATCTGCCACCGGCCAGCTCGCGCCGGTGCTAGGCCGCCGCGGCGGGCTTCGCCGGCAGCACGGTCGCGAGCAGGTCACGGGCCAGCTCGTCGCGCTCCTTGGCGTGCTCGCGTAGCCAGTCCAGCGCGGCCGCGCGGCCTTGACCGATGCGCGTGGCCCCGTGCGCGAACCAGCTGCCGTTCTTGACCACCGTGCCGCGCTCGAGCGCCGCGTCGAGGATCTCGGCCTCGCGATCGATCCCGCGACCGAACGCGATCTCGAACTCGGCCTCGGTGAACGGCGGCGCGCACTTGTTCTTCGCGACCTTCACGCGGGTCCGACTCGCGACCGCCCGCTCGCCGTCCCGCACGGTCTGGATGCGACGGATGTCGAGACGGACGCTGGCGAAGTACTTGAGCGCGTTGCCACCCGTGGTCGTCTCCGGCGAGCCGAACTGCACGCCGATCTTGTGCCGCAGCTGGTTGATGAAGACCACCGTGGTGTTGGTCTGGTGGGCGACGCCGGCGATCTTGCGCATCGCCTGGCTCATGAGTCGCGCTTGCAGGCCCAGGTGCTGATCGCCCATGTCGCCCTCGAGCTCGGCCTTGGGGATGAGCGCCGCGACCGAGTCGACGATGATGAGGCCGACGGTACCGGTGCGGCACAGCGTGTCGGCGATCTCGAGCGCCTGCTCGCCGTGATCCGGCTGCGCGACCAGCAGGTCCTCGGTGATGACGCCGAGCGCCTTGGCGTAGGCGACGTCGAACGCGTGCTCGGCGTCGAGGAACGCGCACAGGATGCCGCGCTTCTGCGCCTCGGCCACGATGTGCAGCGTCAGCGTGGTCTTGCCCGACGACTCCGGGCCGTAGATCTCGACGATGCGACCCTTGGGCAGCCCGCCGATGCCGAGTGCGCGATCGAGGTTGATCGACCCGGTCGCGATGGTTTCGTAGCGTTGGACCTCGCCGGACTCGCCGCCGAGGGCCATGAGGGCGCCCTTGCCGAAACGACCGACGATGGTGTCGATGACCTTGGTGATGGACTCGCGCACGGGCTTGCGGTCGTCGGACTTGGACTTGGTTGCGCCGATGGGTGGAGCGGTGTTCATTGTGGTTGCCTCCGTGGAGTTGCCGCCCGACACTGCGCTCGACGTGCCAAGCCATGCGGCGCGTCGAGGTGCGCGTGGTCGTTGGCGATCCGTCGTCGCGCCGGTGCGCACCGGCGCGGCTCGCCGGCCCGCGGGCCGGCCCAGCCGGACGAAACGGGCCGGCCTCGCGGCGACGATGCTCGTGTTGCTGGGTGCGGGCTGCCGCGCGAGCGCGGCGCTCGAGGGGACCGCAGCGGCGACCCCTCCGCCTGCGTTCGACGCCGAGCTCGCGCGCGCCCACCTCGACGACTGGCTGGCGCAGCCGCGCGCGCTCGGTGATCCGCGGCGTGCCGAGAGCATCGCCCGCCTGGTCGCGACCCTCGCGGCGATGGGCGTCACGCCCGAGCGCGTCGATCACGTCGCCGATGATCCCAGCGGCACCGGCTCGTACGCGCTCACCGAGATCGTTGCCGACTTCCACCCCGACGCCGCGCGTCGCTTCGTGCTCGCGACCCACTACGACGTGCGCCCGTGGGCCGACGAGGACCCCGACCCCGCCAACCACGCGCGGCCGATCCCCGGGGCCAACGACGGCACCAGCGGCCTCGCGGTGGTGCTCGCCCTGGTACCGCCGCTGCTGGCCGCGCTCCCGCCGGACGTGGGCGTCAGTGTGGTGCTGTTCGACGGCGAGGAGCTGGGGCGGCCCGACGCCGGTGGCTACTGCATGGGCTCGCGCCACCTCGCCGAGCGCATCCGCCAGGGGCTGCACCCGACCCTGGCCCGCGCCGAGCTCGGCATCGTGCTCGACATGGTCGGTGACGCCGATCTCCGCCTGCGCATCGAGCCCAACTCGGCGACGTTCCACCCGGCCCTCGCACGGGCGCTGTGGGACACCGCCGCTGCGCTCGGCGAGCCCGCGTTCTCGCCCGACGCCAGCGGCCCCGGCATCGTCGACGACCACCAGTTTCTCACCGCGGCCGGCATCCCGAGCGTGCTCGTCATCGATCGCGAGTACGTCGCATGGCACCGCGTCGACGACGACGCGCAGCACGTCGCGACCGCGAGCCTCGCGAGCGTCGGTCGGGTGGTGCTGGCCACCCTGCTGCGGTGGTTCGCGCCGCCGCGCTGACGCTACGCGCGGCTGCGGGCCGGGCCCGGTAGGCCGGCCGCGCGGACCCGCAGCCCGGCGCGCTCGATGTGGAAGCTCGCCGGCAGTCGGCCGGGCTGCTCGCCGTCGAGATCGAGCAACACGACGTCGGCGCACTCGCAGGGCTCCAGCGACAGTCGCTGCACCCGTGCACACGTGACGTGGGGGTCGTCGGCGTGCCCACCGCGAAAGACCTTCGCGAGCAGGCCCAGGAACCGCAGCTTGCTGCCGTCGCCGGTCCACAGCGCATCGAGCTCGCCATCGGCACAGCGCGCCCGCGGTGCGATCCACATGCCGCCACCGAAGTACTGGCCGTTGGCCACGACCGCGAGGTCGAGCGCGATCTCGCGGACGGGGCCGTCGTCGGCACGCAGGCGCACACGCTTGGGTCGGTGCTCGATCACGCCGCGCAGGGTGCCCACGAGATAGGTGGCCGTCGGGCCCAGCAGCTTGTTGGAGTGCCGCACGTGGTAGTCGACCAGCCCCGAGATGCCGGCGCTGGCGATGTTGAGGAAGGGCCGCACCGTCTCGCGGCCGGCGGCGTCGTGGAAGCGCGCGACGCCGTAATCGACGCGAGTGGCCTCGCCGTGCCCGAGGACGTCGAGCCACTGCGCGATCGGTCGCCGGCCGAGGTGTCGTACGAAGTCACCGCCAGTACCGCTCGGCACCAGGCCGAGCTCGGCCTCGGGGAAGCGATTGCGCCCGGCCTCGTCGACGAAGCCACACAGCACCTCGTTGTTGGTGCCATCGCCACCGACGCTCAACACCCGCGTCGCGCCGCGCTCGAGCGCCTGCCGGCACAGCAGCGTCGCGTGGCCGGGCGCCTCGGTCTGCACGATGTCGATCGCCCCCAACCGCTGGTGCAGCGCCTGCTGCAGCGCCGGCCACCGCTTCAGCGTGCGGCCGTTCGAGGACGCGGGATTGACGATCGCGACGACGGGCGGCGGGCTCACCTGGCCGCGCACGCTAGCAGGGCGCGCCGAGCCTCGGCAATCGCAGTGGGCGAGGACCAGCGGCCTGCGCGATGCTCGGGCTCAGCCACCCTCCGGAAGGCAGCGCAGCGCGGCGGCAGTGGCGAGCTCGGCCTCGCCGACGATCGCAGCGCCGTGCAGATCGGCGAGGGTCTGCGCGACCCGTCGCATGCGGTGCTGGGCCCGCGGCGACAGCCGTCGCGCCCGCACCACCTCGCGCAGCAGGCCCCGCGCCGAGGTCGTGAGCGGGCAGCACTGCTCGACCGCGCCGGCCTCCGCCACGACCTCCGCGTTGCAGCGCCAACGCGTCGCGGCCAACCGTGCCCGCTGGCGGGCCCGCGCCTCCTCGATGCGCGCCGCGACCTCGGCACTCGACTCGGTCGGTGTCGTGTCCTCGAGCGCATCGAGGGACACCGGCGCCACCGCGATGACGAGGTCGATGCGATCGAGCAGCGGTCCCGACAGGCGCCGACGGTAGCGCGCCACCGCGGTCGGCGGGCACGTGCACGCGCGCTCGGGGTGGCCGAGGTAGCCGCACGGGCACGGGTTCATCGCCGCCATCAGCTGGAAGCGGGCCGGTAGCCGCACCACGCCGCTGGCGCGGACGATGGTGACCTCGCCGTCCTCGAGCGGCTCGCGCAGCCCCTCGAGGCAGCTGCGGGGGAACTCGGGCAGCTCGTCGAGGAAGAGCAACCCGCGGTGGGCGAGGCTGACTTCACCCGGTCGGATCGGCGTGCCGCCGCCGAGCATGCCGGCGACGCTGACGCTGTGGTGGGGCATCCGCACCGGCGGTCGCCGCACGAGCTCGCTGGCGACCACGCCGCGCGCGACCCCGTGCACCTTGGTGACCTCGAGCGCCGCCGCCTCGTCGAGCGCCGGCATCAATGCGGCGGCCCGGCGTGCGAGCATGGTCTTGCCCACGCCGGGTGGACCGTGCAGCAGAAGGTTGTGGCCGCCGGCAATCATCACCTCGAGCGCGAGGCGGGCCACCGGCAGCCCGCGGACGTCGGCGAGATCGGGCCCGACGACCTGCGCCGCGCTGCTCGCCGCGCGCACGTGAGGCCGCAGCTCGCGATCCCCCCGCAGCGCCGCGACCAGCTCCGCGAGGCTCGACACCGCGACGACCTCGAGACCGCTGATGAGCGCGGCCTCGTCGGCGTTGGCGGCCGCGACCACGAGCCGGCGCGCGCCGTGCCGCTGCGCGGTGTCGGCCACCACCAGCGCGCCGGCGGCCGCCCGCACCTGCCCGTCGAGCGCGAGCTCGCCCCACAGCACGAGGTCCGACAGCGCGGGCGCGGGCACCACCTCGTGACTGGCGAGCAAGGCCACCGCGACCGCGAGATCGATCCCCGGGCTGTCCTTGCGCACGTCGGCGGGCGCGAGGTTGACGACCTGCTTGCGCGGGCGCAGCTCGTGCCCGCAGTGGCCCATCGCACTGCGCACCCGCTCGCGCGCCTCCGTCACCGCACCGGTCGCGCGGCCGACGATGGTGAGGCCGGGCAGCCCCAGGCGCACGTCGGCCTCGACCGTGACCAGGGAGCCATGGATGCCCTGCAGGGCTGCGGTGAGGCTGCGTGCGAGCACGATGAGCGACGCCGGTGAGCAACGCGCGTGCCGA is a genomic window of Deltaproteobacteria bacterium containing:
- a CDS encoding FecR domain-containing protein, whose amino-acid sequence is MQPREPQPRPRYSCQEAHEDSELVLSDRATQAVRELYDEHLRACRDCRRMHRALYAIYEGPVVPTAPAGLREEKEFHAILRRMKTERREPWYRKWAVGATVGGLATAAAVLTLTLFDVAPEVLSLPKFEDEGPEPVALVTGASGDDGSDATTGGGIEHPAQSYGRIVGGLADLVTPGGQSSNTNTFPVGTHFEVNAEHPLQVGLVGKIVANFTPSSRIEWTAASPSLLELEVERGIAAVRYDRRPSDPVLQIRTPTAVVRVIGTVFTVQVEPNDNTIVSVLRGQVEVLHPKTNRLLAEVESGFRYDVGRSTFDDPGLTEVEAALPLSNDPGDEDGDGSETLALADGRIPPAWNVPGLPQDPRFRTMAYVPARPATAPVAIGATPRTPRNGGAVAAANPPAAERRPMDDDGEDLIESLMRDAELTRRKELRASLETCRGLYEAVDTRYLAAKCLSTFIDKYGSDPLAVEGYLLVGILRMDYALDYEAAEVAFQTFLRRAPNHPSAELALFRMWLASTENGRITEALDRGRKYLARYPNGKYVGKVLQRFPELKSEL
- a CDS encoding diacylglycerol kinase family lipid kinase, producing MSPPPVVAIVNPASSNGRTLKRWPALQQALHQRLGAIDIVQTEAPGHATLLCRQALERGATRVLSVGGDGTNNEVLCGFVDEAGRNRFPEAELGLVPSGTGGDFVRHLGRRPIAQWLDVLGHGEATRVDYGVARFHDAAGRETVRPFLNIASAGISGLVDYHVRHSNKLLGPTATYLVGTLRGVIEHRPKRVRLRADDGPVREIALDLAVVANGQYFGGGMWIAPRARCADGELDALWTGDGSKLRFLGLLAKVFRGGHADDPHVTCARVQRLSLEPCECADVVLLDLDGEQPGRLPASFHIERAGLRVRAAGLPGPARSRA
- a CDS encoding DUF898 family protein yields the protein MSSYFVLKIQYVNRPPETRNIAAPMTSIGRESGDIVLNDPQTSGRHAEILFQNGQVRVRDVGSTNGTWFNGQRLNEFVLEPGQWFQAGQTTLQLMAVHGEQPAAPARTMMAMGAPPPAAGPGAPPPAWGPPGSPPAPRPPGPPPGAPPPQFGAPPPAAQGGAPGWGPPPGPPPGPAAPRPPGPPMGPPPGMPPQQPGGFGPPPGPPMGGPPMGPPPMGPPPGMPPGPQPGGFGPPPGPPMGGPPMGMPPGQPGGFGPPPGPPMGPPPGMPMGGPPMGPPPGMPMGGPPMGPPPGMPMGGPPMGPPPGMPMGGPPPGMPMGGPPMGPPPGMPMGGPPMGPPPGMPMGGPPPGPPGMMARPGGGPPAPMGPQFGAPAPGGFGPPAPMMGGGGGGVRPNFQGTGGELFVTFLVGYLLTLVTVGFYMPWFYCKITNFVLSNTTLGPTRRGDLRLEFTGKGGELFVTFLVGYLLTAITFGIYAPWFICKMIKFFADNTTATAQDGTRYRLNFEGTGGELFVTFLVGMLLTVITLYIYMPWFICKLRKVIFSRTAILENEQPVGNFDFEGTGGQLFVTVLVGMLLCMVTVYIYFPWFQVKMLKFWAENTRVYFQGRAFAGSFTGTGGEFFVTFLVGYLLTMVTVGIYTPWFMIKMWKFDYNNHEFNEIAGGAPAGAFQPGVPARR
- a CDS encoding RNA polymerase sigma factor, with product MLEHVENLAIAHTQTADAAASESGTFLSPEERQLVARARVGEHRALRQIYSTYQAQVRAHFYRLLGHDGEIDDLTQIVFARAFNALDRFQGNSTLGTWLYRITANTTHNLLRQRFRRERVKSALNWFNSSGATKVGSTRVEARDEAHRILQQLRPDLREVFVLYHYEGLTLQEISEILDKPISTIGDRLTRARKQLRDLVVA
- a CDS encoding M20/M25/M40 family metallo-hydrolase, encoding MLVLLGAGCRASAALEGTAAATPPPAFDAELARAHLDDWLAQPRALGDPRRAESIARLVATLAAMGVTPERVDHVADDPSGTGSYALTEIVADFHPDAARRFVLATHYDVRPWADEDPDPANHARPIPGANDGTSGLAVVLALVPPLLAALPPDVGVSVVLFDGEELGRPDAGGYCMGSRHLAERIRQGLHPTLARAELGIVLDMVGDADLRLRIEPNSATFHPALARALWDTAAALGEPAFSPDASGPGIVDDHQFLTAAGIPSVLVIDREYVAWHRVDDDAQHVATASLASVGRVVLATLLRWFAPPR
- a CDS encoding integration host factor subunit beta, translated to MTKSELIEVVAQEANLTKGRAELVINTIFEAMVDALRRDEGIEIRGFGSFTVRQYKPYEGRNPRTGDTVHVAPKRLPFFKVGKDLRKRINGERPEGAPPPRRREPPKAAQSAQQAAKSPARPGPGVSEDVI
- the recA gene encoding recombinase RecA, which translates into the protein MNTAPPIGATKSKSDDRKPVRESITKVIDTIVGRFGKGALMALGGESGEVQRYETIATGSINLDRALGIGGLPKGRIVEIYGPESSGKTTLTLHIVAEAQKRGILCAFLDAEHAFDVAYAKALGVITEDLLVAQPDHGEQALEIADTLCRTGTVGLIIVDSVAALIPKAELEGDMGDQHLGLQARLMSQAMRKIAGVAHQTNTTVVFINQLRHKIGVQFGSPETTTGGNALKYFASVRLDIRRIQTVRDGERAVASRTRVKVAKNKCAPPFTEAEFEIAFGRGIDREAEILDAALERGTVVKNGSWFAHGATRIGQGRAAALDWLREHAKERDELARDLLATVLPAKPAAAA